The following are encoded together in the Ictalurus punctatus breed USDA103 chromosome 1, Coco_2.0, whole genome shotgun sequence genome:
- the asip2b gene encoding agouti-signaling protein 2b yields MKLVVLCVVVVQVHAVLLMVEEERRVSPTHHIFRQTDLWNPEKHQTLFARRGLAEYERSQAMKPLNDPVLKAPRCSRLKENCAPDSHSHCCDPCASCHCRFFNAICRCWRLGRPCQRKT; encoded by the exons ATGAAACTCGTCGTGTTGTGCGTCGTGGTCGTCCAGGTTCATGCAGTGCTGCTCATGGTCGAGGAAGAGCGCCGAGTATCACCAACCCACCATATCTTCCGTCAAACAG ATCTCTGGAATCCTGAAAAACATCAAACGCTGTTTGCCCGAAGGGGACTCGCAGAATATGAAAGATCACAAGCGATG AAACCGCTTAATGATCCAGTGTTGAAAGCCCCTCGCTGTTCCAGACTGAAAGAGAACTGTGCTCCTGATTCACACTCGCACTGCTGTGACCCTTGTGCTTCCTGCCACTGCCGCTTCTTCAATGCCATTTGCCGCTGCTGGAGACTGGGCCGTCCCTGTCAGAGAAAGACTTAA